In Paralichthys olivaceus isolate ysfri-2021 chromosome 13, ASM2471397v2, whole genome shotgun sequence, the following are encoded in one genomic region:
- the enpp2 gene encoding autotaxin isoform X2 gives MLLHKPFVWILSILCGTDVCLGFVYDRPKRSGEDGTSARTESRSAAQYVPTSGSCRNRCFELVELDPPNCRCDNLCKTYNSCCSDFDQLCLRTDGGYECRKDRCGETRNELHACHCSEDCLARGDCCTNYKTLCKGDSSWLQDECEEMKNPECPAGFVRPPLIMLSVDGFRASYVKRGNTVIPNIDKLRTCGTHAPYMRPVYPSKTFPNLYSLATGLYPESHGIVGNSMYDPVFDATFTLRSREKLNHRWWGGQPIWITALKQGVKAATFFWPIAIPLERRILTMLQWLHLPEGERPYVYAMHSEQPDTYGHKMGPMSTELNNPLRVIDRIIGQLMDGLKQMRLHRCVNIILVGDHGMEEAHCDRTEFLSNYMTNIDDIILIPGSLGRIRSRYPNNPKYDPKAVVANLTCKKAEQHFKPYLKQHLPKRLHYAYNRRIEEIHLLVERKWHVARKVPEGKRHCGFAGDHGYDNKINSMQTIFLGYGPTFKFKTKVPAFENVELYNVMCDLLGLKPAPNNGTHGSLNHLLRTPLYRPSMPEEVSRPTASGLVSTGTDDLGCSCDDKNKVEELNQRLRQAIDDSRNLPYGRPAVLFRTKYSILHHSDFISGYSEPLSMPLWTSYTVSRQVEVSPLPEALSNCVRPDTRVPPAYSQSCTNYRADKQISYAFLYPPQLSSTMEKKYDAVLITNTVPMYPAFKRIWGYFQRALVKKYATERNGVNVLIGPIFDYNHDGVRDSAEKIKEYVSGTIPIPTHYFVVLTSCLDFTQPADSCSGPLSSAAFILPHRPSNDETCNSSEEESRWVEDLMKMHTARVRDVELLTGLDLYRRTTRSYAEILSLKTYMHTYESEI, from the exons ATGTTGCTGCACAAACCG TTTGTTTGGATCCTATCCATCCTGTGTGGCACTGACGTGTGTTTGGGGTTCGTGTACGACCGGCCCAAACGCTCAGGAGAGGATGGGACCTCGGCCAGGACAGAGT CTCGCTCTGCCGCTCAGTATGTACCGACGTCCGGCTCCTGCAGGAACAGGTGTTTCGAGCTGGTTGAGTTGGATCCACCAAACTGTCGCTGTGACAACCTGTGTAAGACGTACAACAGCTGCTGCTCGGACTTTGACCAGCTCTGCCTCAGGACAG ACGGGGGATATGAGTGCAGGAAGGATAGATGTGGGGAGACTCGAAATGAACTGCATGCCTGCCACTGCTCTGAAGACTGTTTGGCCAGAGGAGACTGTTGCACCAACTACAAGACACTGTGTAAAG GAGACAGCTCGTGGCTGCAGGATGAGTGTGAGGAGATGAAGAACCCTGAATGTCCAGCTGG atttGTGCGTCCGCCGCTCATCATGCTGTCAGTGGATGGATTCAGAGCTTCCTACgtgaaaagaggaaacactgtCATTCCCAATATCGACAAACTCA GAACATGTGGAACCCATGCTCCGTACATGAGACCTGTTTATCCCTCCAAAACCTTTCCAAACCTCTACTCACTGGCTACG GGTCTTTATCCAGAGTCTCATGGTATTGTTGGCAACTCCATGTACGACCCAGTGTTTGACGCAACGTTCACCCTGAGGAGCCGAGAGAAACTCAATCATCGCTGGTGGGGAGGGCAGCCA ATCTGGATCACTGCACTCAAACAGGGAGTCAAGGCTGCCACCTTCTTCTGGCCTAT tgcCATCCCATTAGAGAGGAGGATACTCACCATGCTGCAGTGGCTCCACCTCCCTGAAGGAGAGAG GCCCTATGTGTATGCCATGCACTCTGAGCAACCAGACACATATGGACACAAAATGGGGCCCATGAGTACAGAA ctGAACAACCCTCTGAGGGTCATTGACAGAATCATTGGTCAGTTGATGGATGGACTGAAGCAGATGAGACTGCACCGCTGTGTCAACATCATCCTGGTGGGGGATCATG GTATGGAAGAGGCCCACTGTGATCGCACTGAGTTCCTCAGTAACTACATGACCAACATTGATGACATCATCCTCATCCCTGGGTCCCTGGGCAGAATACGCTCCAGATACCCCAACAACCCGAAAT ATGACCCCAAGGCTGTTGTTGCAAATCTAACT TGTAAGAAAGCTGAGCAGCACTTCAAGCCGTACCTGAAGCAGCACCTGCCCAAGCGTTTGCACTATGCCTACAATCGACGCATTGAGGAGATTCATCTGCTGGTGGAGAGGAAGTGGCACGTCGCCAG GAAGGTTCCGGAGGGAAAGAGACACTGTGGATTCGCTGGTGACCATGGATATGACAATAAGATCAACAGCATGCAG actATTTTCTTGGGGTACGGACCTACGTTTAAATTCAAGACAAAAGTTCCAGCCTTTGAAAACGTTGAGCTTTATAACGTCATGTGTG ATCTTCTGGGTCTGAAACCAGCCCCCAACAATGGAACCCACGGCAGCCTGAACCACCTGCTGAGGACTCCCCTGTACAGACCCAGCATGCCAGAGGAGGTTTCCAGACCCACAGCCTCCGGTCTTGTTTCTACGGGAACAGATGACCTGGGCTGCAGCTGCGATGACAAG AACAAAGTGGAGGAGCTAAACCAGCGACTGAGGCAAGCTATTGATG acaGCAGGAACCTTCCGTACGGTCGACCTGCTGTACTCTTCCGTACCAAATACTCCATCCTCCACCACAGTGACTTCATCAGTGGCTACAGCGAGCCTCTCTCTATGCCGCTCTGGACATCATACACCGTCAGCAGACAG gtagaggtgtctcctctgccTGAAGCTCTTTCAAACTGTGTGAGACCTGATACCAGAGTCCCTCCAGCCTACAGCCAGTCTTGCACCAACTATAGAGCAGACAAACAGATCTCATACGCCTTCTTGTACCCACCAC AATTATCCTCAacgatggaaaaaaaatatgatgctGTCCTTATCACCAACACGGTTCCAATGTATCCTGCATTCAAGA GGATCTGGGGCTACTTCCAGAGAGCACTGGTGAAGAAATATGCCACTGAGAGAAACGGAGTGAACGTGCTCATTGGACCCATATTTGACTACAACCACGATGGTGTCAGGGACTCTGCAGAGAAGATTAAAGA gtatgtaagtggaACAATACCCATCCCCACACACTACTTTGTTGTGCTGACCAGCTGCTTAGACTTCACACAGCCTGCAGACTCGTGTAGCGGTCCGCTCAGCAGCGCCGCATTCATCCTGCCCCACAGACCCAGCAATGATGAGACCTGCAAC agcTCAGAGGAGGAGTCCCGCTGGGTGGAGGACCTGATGAAGATGCATACAGCTCGGGTCAGAGACGTGGAGCTCTTGACAGGCCTGGACCTGTACCGCAGAACCACCCGGAGCTACGCTGAAATCCTCTCGCTGAAAACTTATATGCACACATACGAGAGTGAGATCTGA
- the enpp2 gene encoding autotaxin isoform X1 yields MLLHKPFVWILSILCGTDVCLGFVYDRPKRSGEDGTSARTESRSAAQYVPTSGSCRNRCFELVELDPPNCRCDNLCKTYNSCCSDFDQLCLRTDGGYECRKDRCGETRNELHACHCSEDCLARGDCCTNYKTLCKGDSSWLQDECEEMKNPECPAGFVRPPLIMLSVDGFRASYVKRGNTVIPNIDKLRTCGTHAPYMRPVYPSKTFPNLYSLATGLYPESHGIVGNSMYDPVFDATFTLRSREKLNHRWWGGQPIWITALKQGVKAATFFWPIAIPLERRILTMLQWLHLPEGERPYVYAMHSEQPDTYGHKMGPMSTELNNPLRVIDRIIGQLMDGLKQMRLHRCVNIILVGDHGMEEAHCDRTEFLSNYMTNIDDIILIPGSLGRIRSRYPNNPKYDPKAVVANLTCKKAEQHFKPYLKQHLPKRLHYAYNRRIEEIHLLVERKWHVARKVPEGKRHCGFAGDHGYDNKINSMQTIFLGYGPTFKFKTKVPAFENVELYNVMCDLLGLKPAPNNGTHGSLNHLLRTPLYRPSMPEEVSRPTASGLVSTGTDDLGCSCDDKLRVKSRGQRGLKVTLVRGYNLESLWLCLLQNKVEELNQRLRQAIDDSRNLPYGRPAVLFRTKYSILHHSDFISGYSEPLSMPLWTSYTVSRQVEVSPLPEALSNCVRPDTRVPPAYSQSCTNYRADKQISYAFLYPPQLSSTMEKKYDAVLITNTVPMYPAFKRIWGYFQRALVKKYATERNGVNVLIGPIFDYNHDGVRDSAEKIKEYVSGTIPIPTHYFVVLTSCLDFTQPADSCSGPLSSAAFILPHRPSNDETCNSSEEESRWVEDLMKMHTARVRDVELLTGLDLYRRTTRSYAEILSLKTYMHTYESEI; encoded by the exons ATGTTGCTGCACAAACCG TTTGTTTGGATCCTATCCATCCTGTGTGGCACTGACGTGTGTTTGGGGTTCGTGTACGACCGGCCCAAACGCTCAGGAGAGGATGGGACCTCGGCCAGGACAGAGT CTCGCTCTGCCGCTCAGTATGTACCGACGTCCGGCTCCTGCAGGAACAGGTGTTTCGAGCTGGTTGAGTTGGATCCACCAAACTGTCGCTGTGACAACCTGTGTAAGACGTACAACAGCTGCTGCTCGGACTTTGACCAGCTCTGCCTCAGGACAG ACGGGGGATATGAGTGCAGGAAGGATAGATGTGGGGAGACTCGAAATGAACTGCATGCCTGCCACTGCTCTGAAGACTGTTTGGCCAGAGGAGACTGTTGCACCAACTACAAGACACTGTGTAAAG GAGACAGCTCGTGGCTGCAGGATGAGTGTGAGGAGATGAAGAACCCTGAATGTCCAGCTGG atttGTGCGTCCGCCGCTCATCATGCTGTCAGTGGATGGATTCAGAGCTTCCTACgtgaaaagaggaaacactgtCATTCCCAATATCGACAAACTCA GAACATGTGGAACCCATGCTCCGTACATGAGACCTGTTTATCCCTCCAAAACCTTTCCAAACCTCTACTCACTGGCTACG GGTCTTTATCCAGAGTCTCATGGTATTGTTGGCAACTCCATGTACGACCCAGTGTTTGACGCAACGTTCACCCTGAGGAGCCGAGAGAAACTCAATCATCGCTGGTGGGGAGGGCAGCCA ATCTGGATCACTGCACTCAAACAGGGAGTCAAGGCTGCCACCTTCTTCTGGCCTAT tgcCATCCCATTAGAGAGGAGGATACTCACCATGCTGCAGTGGCTCCACCTCCCTGAAGGAGAGAG GCCCTATGTGTATGCCATGCACTCTGAGCAACCAGACACATATGGACACAAAATGGGGCCCATGAGTACAGAA ctGAACAACCCTCTGAGGGTCATTGACAGAATCATTGGTCAGTTGATGGATGGACTGAAGCAGATGAGACTGCACCGCTGTGTCAACATCATCCTGGTGGGGGATCATG GTATGGAAGAGGCCCACTGTGATCGCACTGAGTTCCTCAGTAACTACATGACCAACATTGATGACATCATCCTCATCCCTGGGTCCCTGGGCAGAATACGCTCCAGATACCCCAACAACCCGAAAT ATGACCCCAAGGCTGTTGTTGCAAATCTAACT TGTAAGAAAGCTGAGCAGCACTTCAAGCCGTACCTGAAGCAGCACCTGCCCAAGCGTTTGCACTATGCCTACAATCGACGCATTGAGGAGATTCATCTGCTGGTGGAGAGGAAGTGGCACGTCGCCAG GAAGGTTCCGGAGGGAAAGAGACACTGTGGATTCGCTGGTGACCATGGATATGACAATAAGATCAACAGCATGCAG actATTTTCTTGGGGTACGGACCTACGTTTAAATTCAAGACAAAAGTTCCAGCCTTTGAAAACGTTGAGCTTTATAACGTCATGTGTG ATCTTCTGGGTCTGAAACCAGCCCCCAACAATGGAACCCACGGCAGCCTGAACCACCTGCTGAGGACTCCCCTGTACAGACCCAGCATGCCAGAGGAGGTTTCCAGACCCACAGCCTCCGGTCTTGTTTCTACGGGAACAGATGACCTGGGCTGCAGCTGCGATGACAAG TTGCGTGTAAAAAGTAGGGGCCAGAGAGGTTTGAAAGTGACCCTTGTACGAGGCTATAACCTGGAGTCACTCTGGCTCTGTCTCTTACAGAACAAAGTGGAGGAGCTAAACCAGCGACTGAGGCAAGCTATTGATG acaGCAGGAACCTTCCGTACGGTCGACCTGCTGTACTCTTCCGTACCAAATACTCCATCCTCCACCACAGTGACTTCATCAGTGGCTACAGCGAGCCTCTCTCTATGCCGCTCTGGACATCATACACCGTCAGCAGACAG gtagaggtgtctcctctgccTGAAGCTCTTTCAAACTGTGTGAGACCTGATACCAGAGTCCCTCCAGCCTACAGCCAGTCTTGCACCAACTATAGAGCAGACAAACAGATCTCATACGCCTTCTTGTACCCACCAC AATTATCCTCAacgatggaaaaaaaatatgatgctGTCCTTATCACCAACACGGTTCCAATGTATCCTGCATTCAAGA GGATCTGGGGCTACTTCCAGAGAGCACTGGTGAAGAAATATGCCACTGAGAGAAACGGAGTGAACGTGCTCATTGGACCCATATTTGACTACAACCACGATGGTGTCAGGGACTCTGCAGAGAAGATTAAAGA gtatgtaagtggaACAATACCCATCCCCACACACTACTTTGTTGTGCTGACCAGCTGCTTAGACTTCACACAGCCTGCAGACTCGTGTAGCGGTCCGCTCAGCAGCGCCGCATTCATCCTGCCCCACAGACCCAGCAATGATGAGACCTGCAAC agcTCAGAGGAGGAGTCCCGCTGGGTGGAGGACCTGATGAAGATGCATACAGCTCGGGTCAGAGACGTGGAGCTCTTGACAGGCCTGGACCTGTACCGCAGAACCACCCGGAGCTACGCTGAAATCCTCTCGCTGAAAACTTATATGCACACATACGAGAGTGAGATCTGA
- the nod1 gene encoding nucleotide-binding oligomerization domain-containing protein 1 isoform X1, whose amino-acid sequence MDQREEARCRKILTHHRELLVSSLRSIQCILDNLLACGFLCEEDVEIVQQTVTKTDQVRTILELVQCKGEEACEYFLFIIYKVCDAYIDLQPWLKEINFNPSSDIMLMTVVNTDPISRYSAKLRHEMSRDTCFIMSYGQQEETRLEELYTDSLMELLNECNESLGFVESLDQLLGDHAVFNPQGEIIYVMGDAGVGKSILLQKLQNLWSKKELQTDAIFFFKFRCRMFSIFKETEQISLRELLFKYNCHPDLDPDNEVFEYILRFPEKVLFTFDGYDEIQDNLDLTNVPEVVSPEDKAHPLQLLISLLSGKLLKNSQKMLTARKGIELQSRVIRKKVILRGFSPTHLKSYINLNFKEQEHRNKVSVQLDASPHLCGLCSTPLFCWILFKSFSYLHTVHDLFHLPDSCITLTDIFLLLSEVFFSRLTSSAPSLLKKSSWCASETFKAGLTSLAAFAKLALQGMERGSFICNQEEIAACGLREEDLPLGFLRPVSDCEANGSPANFEFLHITLQSFLAAFALVLDEQAAADSILKFFTECSRKREPSCLLFKLCITGSSKQSQEKPFETNDHLQFTNLFLCGLLSKAHTGLMEHLVSPRLLKKKRAVLKSYLSTGVKFHLRGLPHYKVDEGKKIHVMPNFLWMLRCIFETGNKHIAQMTAKGITASLIKLGYCNIYSGDCAALNFVLQHRQRLLGVDMDNNNISDYGVKQLRPSFCKMTVVRLCVNQLSDSSIEVLAEELCKHKVVEVLGLYNNHITDVGAKLVAQIIEECPKLRVVKIGKNKITSVGGRYLASAIQKSSSIFDVGMWGNSIGDEGAEAFAEALRNHPKLTNLSLSANGITSKGGKLLSEALKENSTLRIFWLVQNELTDDAAPHFAELVKVNTGLTHLWLINNQFSVHGIKHLAEALTHNSALKEICVKGNQLSEEEEKEFMAEKRLLFH is encoded by the exons ATGGATCAGCGAGAAGAAGCCAGATGCCGAAAGATCCTCACCCaccacagagagctgctggtGTCGAGCCTGAGGAGCATCCAGTGCATCCTGGACAACCTGCTGGCTTGTGGCTTCCTCTGTGAAGAAGATGTTGAGATCGTGCAACAAACTGTGACCAAAACAGATCAG GTGCGCACAATCTTGGAGCTAGTCCAGTGCAAAGGGGAGGAGGCCTGCGAATACTTTCTTTTCATCATATACAAAGTGTGTGATGCATACATAGACCTGCAGCCATGGCTGAAAGAGATCAACTTCAACCCGAGCAGTGACATAATGCTGATGACAGTGGTGAACACAGATCCCA tcagCAGGTATAGCGCAAAGTTGAGGCATGAAATGAGCCGGGACACCTGCTTCATCATGTCATACGGCCAGCAAGAGGAGACCCGTCTGGAGGAACTCTACACCGACTCTTTGATGGAACTGCTGAATGAATGCAATGAAAGTCTGGGCTTCGTGGAGAGTCTGGACCAGCTCCTCGGAGACCACGCCGTCTTCAATCCGCAAGGTGAAATCATCTATGTGATGGGGGACGCTGGAGTGGGAAAATCCATCCTCCTTCAGAAGCTCCAGAACCTCTGGTCCAAGAAAGAGCTGCAGACAGATGCCATCTTCTTCTTTAAGTTCCGCTGTAGGATGTTCAgcatttttaaagaaacagaacAGATCTCCCTCAGAGAACTTTTGTTCAAATACAACTGTCATCCAGATCTGGATCCAGATAATGAGGTGTTTGAATACATCCTGCGCTTCCCTGAAAAAGTTCTTTTCACATTTGATGGCTACGATGAGATTCAGGATAATCTGGACCTGACGAATGTCCCTGAAGTGGTGTCGCCAGAGGACAAGGCACATCCCCTCCAGCTTCTGATCAGCTTGCTCTCCGGGAAACTGCTTAAGAACTCCCAGAAGATGCTGACTGCTCGGAAAGGGATTGAGCTCCAGAGCAGGGTGATCAGAAAAAAGGTGATTCTACGGGGGTTCTCTCCAACTCATCTGAAGTCCTACATTAATTTGAACTTTAAGGAGCAGGAACACAGAAATAAGGTGTCAGTTCAGCTGGATGCTAGCCCCCACCTCTGTGGCCTGTGCTCCACTCCGCTATTCTGCTGGATTCTATTCAAGAGCTTTAGCTACCTGCACACAGTGCATGATCTTTTTCATCTGCCTGACTCCTGCATCACGCTCACCGACATCTTTCTTCTGCTGTCTGAGGTGTTCTTCAGCCGCTTAACTTCATCCGCTCCATCTCTGCTGAAGAAAAGCAGCTGGTGTGCCTCAGAGACATTCAAAGCAGGGCTTACATCCCTTGCTGCATTTGCCAAGCTGGCACTTCAGGGTATGGAGAGAGGAAGCTTCATTTGTAACCAAGAGGAGATCGCTGCGTGCGGTCTCAGAGAGGAGGACCTGCCCCTGGGCTTCCTCCGACCTGTCAGTGACTGTGAAGCCAACGGAAGCCCTGCTAACTTTGAATTCCTCCACATCACCCTCCAGTCTTTTTTGGCAGCATTTGCGCTTGTGTTGGACGAGCAGGCTGCTGCAGACTCCATTCTCAAGTTCTTCACAGAGTGCAGCAGGAAGAGGGAACCATCCTGTCTGCTGTTCAAATTGTGTATCACTGGCTCCTCGAAACAGAGCCAAGAGAAACCATTTGAAACCAATGATCACCTTCAGTTCACAAATCTCTTCTTGTGTGGACTGCTCTCTAAGGCTCACACTGGCCTGATGGAGCATCTGGTATCTCCTAGGCTACTCAAGAAAAAAAGGGCCGTGCTTAAATCTTACCTTTCCACTGGTGTTAAGTTCCACCTCCGGGGTTTACCCCACTACAAAGTCGATGAAGGCAAGAAAATCCACGTTATGCCCAACTTTCTGTGGATGCTGAGGTGCATCTTTGAGACGGGGAACAAACACATCGCTCAGATGACAGCGAAAGGCATCACAGCGAGTTTGATCAAGCTGGGTTACTGCAACATCTACTCGGGTGACTGCGCCGCCCTCAACTTCGTACTGCAACACCGTCAGAGGCTCCTGGGCGTTGACATGGATAACAACAACATCAGTGACTATGGGGTGAAGCAGCTGAGGCCTTCGTTTTGTAAGATGACAGTTGTGAG ATTATGCGTCAATCAACTGTCAGACAGCAGCATTGAGGTTCTTGCAGAGGAGCTGTGCAAGCACAAGGTTGTGGAGGTCTTGGG ACTTTACAATAATCACATCACAGATGTTGGAGCCAAGCTGGTTGCTCAGATAATTGAGGAATGTCCAAAGTTGCGTGTTGTCAA GATCGGTAAAAACAAGATCACTAGTGTTGGTGGGAGATATCTGGCCAGTGCAATTCAGAAGAGCTCCTCAATATTTGATGTTGG GATGTGGGGGAATAGCATCGGAGATGAAGGGGCAGAGGCATTCGCAGAAGCTTTGAGGAACCACCCAAAGCTTACCAACCTCAG TCTCTCAGCTAATGGCATCACATCAAAAGGTGGAAAGCTTCTGTCGGAGGCTCTAAAAGAGAACAGCACCCTCAGGATATTCTG GTTGGTGCAGAACGAGTTGACTGACGATGCAGCTCCACACTTTGCCGAGTTGGTTAAAGTGAACACAGGTTTAACACACCTCTG gttaaTCAACAACCAGTTCAGTGTGCATGGGATCAAACACCTTGCTGAGGCCCTCACTCACAACTCGGCGCTCAAAGAGATATG
- the nod1 gene encoding nucleotide-binding oligomerization domain-containing protein 1 isoform X2, with protein sequence MSRDTCFIMSYGQQEETRLEELYTDSLMELLNECNESLGFVESLDQLLGDHAVFNPQGEIIYVMGDAGVGKSILLQKLQNLWSKKELQTDAIFFFKFRCRMFSIFKETEQISLRELLFKYNCHPDLDPDNEVFEYILRFPEKVLFTFDGYDEIQDNLDLTNVPEVVSPEDKAHPLQLLISLLSGKLLKNSQKMLTARKGIELQSRVIRKKVILRGFSPTHLKSYINLNFKEQEHRNKVSVQLDASPHLCGLCSTPLFCWILFKSFSYLHTVHDLFHLPDSCITLTDIFLLLSEVFFSRLTSSAPSLLKKSSWCASETFKAGLTSLAAFAKLALQGMERGSFICNQEEIAACGLREEDLPLGFLRPVSDCEANGSPANFEFLHITLQSFLAAFALVLDEQAAADSILKFFTECSRKREPSCLLFKLCITGSSKQSQEKPFETNDHLQFTNLFLCGLLSKAHTGLMEHLVSPRLLKKKRAVLKSYLSTGVKFHLRGLPHYKVDEGKKIHVMPNFLWMLRCIFETGNKHIAQMTAKGITASLIKLGYCNIYSGDCAALNFVLQHRQRLLGVDMDNNNISDYGVKQLRPSFCKMTVVRLCVNQLSDSSIEVLAEELCKHKVVEVLGLYNNHITDVGAKLVAQIIEECPKLRVVKIGKNKITSVGGRYLASAIQKSSSIFDVGMWGNSIGDEGAEAFAEALRNHPKLTNLSLSANGITSKGGKLLSEALKENSTLRIFWLVQNELTDDAAPHFAELVKVNTGLTHLWLINNQFSVHGIKHLAEALTHNSALKEICVKGNQLSEEEEKEFMAEKRLLFH encoded by the exons ATGAGCCGGGACACCTGCTTCATCATGTCATACGGCCAGCAAGAGGAGACCCGTCTGGAGGAACTCTACACCGACTCTTTGATGGAACTGCTGAATGAATGCAATGAAAGTCTGGGCTTCGTGGAGAGTCTGGACCAGCTCCTCGGAGACCACGCCGTCTTCAATCCGCAAGGTGAAATCATCTATGTGATGGGGGACGCTGGAGTGGGAAAATCCATCCTCCTTCAGAAGCTCCAGAACCTCTGGTCCAAGAAAGAGCTGCAGACAGATGCCATCTTCTTCTTTAAGTTCCGCTGTAGGATGTTCAgcatttttaaagaaacagaacAGATCTCCCTCAGAGAACTTTTGTTCAAATACAACTGTCATCCAGATCTGGATCCAGATAATGAGGTGTTTGAATACATCCTGCGCTTCCCTGAAAAAGTTCTTTTCACATTTGATGGCTACGATGAGATTCAGGATAATCTGGACCTGACGAATGTCCCTGAAGTGGTGTCGCCAGAGGACAAGGCACATCCCCTCCAGCTTCTGATCAGCTTGCTCTCCGGGAAACTGCTTAAGAACTCCCAGAAGATGCTGACTGCTCGGAAAGGGATTGAGCTCCAGAGCAGGGTGATCAGAAAAAAGGTGATTCTACGGGGGTTCTCTCCAACTCATCTGAAGTCCTACATTAATTTGAACTTTAAGGAGCAGGAACACAGAAATAAGGTGTCAGTTCAGCTGGATGCTAGCCCCCACCTCTGTGGCCTGTGCTCCACTCCGCTATTCTGCTGGATTCTATTCAAGAGCTTTAGCTACCTGCACACAGTGCATGATCTTTTTCATCTGCCTGACTCCTGCATCACGCTCACCGACATCTTTCTTCTGCTGTCTGAGGTGTTCTTCAGCCGCTTAACTTCATCCGCTCCATCTCTGCTGAAGAAAAGCAGCTGGTGTGCCTCAGAGACATTCAAAGCAGGGCTTACATCCCTTGCTGCATTTGCCAAGCTGGCACTTCAGGGTATGGAGAGAGGAAGCTTCATTTGTAACCAAGAGGAGATCGCTGCGTGCGGTCTCAGAGAGGAGGACCTGCCCCTGGGCTTCCTCCGACCTGTCAGTGACTGTGAAGCCAACGGAAGCCCTGCTAACTTTGAATTCCTCCACATCACCCTCCAGTCTTTTTTGGCAGCATTTGCGCTTGTGTTGGACGAGCAGGCTGCTGCAGACTCCATTCTCAAGTTCTTCACAGAGTGCAGCAGGAAGAGGGAACCATCCTGTCTGCTGTTCAAATTGTGTATCACTGGCTCCTCGAAACAGAGCCAAGAGAAACCATTTGAAACCAATGATCACCTTCAGTTCACAAATCTCTTCTTGTGTGGACTGCTCTCTAAGGCTCACACTGGCCTGATGGAGCATCTGGTATCTCCTAGGCTACTCAAGAAAAAAAGGGCCGTGCTTAAATCTTACCTTTCCACTGGTGTTAAGTTCCACCTCCGGGGTTTACCCCACTACAAAGTCGATGAAGGCAAGAAAATCCACGTTATGCCCAACTTTCTGTGGATGCTGAGGTGCATCTTTGAGACGGGGAACAAACACATCGCTCAGATGACAGCGAAAGGCATCACAGCGAGTTTGATCAAGCTGGGTTACTGCAACATCTACTCGGGTGACTGCGCCGCCCTCAACTTCGTACTGCAACACCGTCAGAGGCTCCTGGGCGTTGACATGGATAACAACAACATCAGTGACTATGGGGTGAAGCAGCTGAGGCCTTCGTTTTGTAAGATGACAGTTGTGAG ATTATGCGTCAATCAACTGTCAGACAGCAGCATTGAGGTTCTTGCAGAGGAGCTGTGCAAGCACAAGGTTGTGGAGGTCTTGGG ACTTTACAATAATCACATCACAGATGTTGGAGCCAAGCTGGTTGCTCAGATAATTGAGGAATGTCCAAAGTTGCGTGTTGTCAA GATCGGTAAAAACAAGATCACTAGTGTTGGTGGGAGATATCTGGCCAGTGCAATTCAGAAGAGCTCCTCAATATTTGATGTTGG GATGTGGGGGAATAGCATCGGAGATGAAGGGGCAGAGGCATTCGCAGAAGCTTTGAGGAACCACCCAAAGCTTACCAACCTCAG TCTCTCAGCTAATGGCATCACATCAAAAGGTGGAAAGCTTCTGTCGGAGGCTCTAAAAGAGAACAGCACCCTCAGGATATTCTG GTTGGTGCAGAACGAGTTGACTGACGATGCAGCTCCACACTTTGCCGAGTTGGTTAAAGTGAACACAGGTTTAACACACCTCTG gttaaTCAACAACCAGTTCAGTGTGCATGGGATCAAACACCTTGCTGAGGCCCTCACTCACAACTCGGCGCTCAAAGAGATATG